From the genome of Labrus bergylta chromosome 12, fLabBer1.1, whole genome shotgun sequence, one region includes:
- the LOC110004713 gene encoding chitotriosidase-1-like yields MAGSQENREVFIKSVIKLLRAFNFDGLNLDWRYPAEEDKQRFTELCKELETAFVDEGTSNNQERLILTASVSAEKSTIDASYDVKHIAMHLDFINVLTFDFHGPWESVTAHHSPLFQGSQDTGDAIYSNTAFALEYWRDKGAPEEKLNMGFGAFGRAFYLSSSSSAVGAPASGPGDDGCFTGEEGFWAYYETCHYLGGVQTHLICDQKVPYATTYSQWVGFDDTTSISTKINYLKANNFGGAFVWSLDLDDFTGQFCNQGKCPFVSQLHNLLVPDTTTASGSGGVCSEGPGLYPNPSDPHSYYNCDDFGVAHHQVCPPSLVFRDSCKCCDFSTTKTSHPKTTTTTASGSGGVCSEGPGLYPNPSDPHSYYNCDDFGVAHHQVCPPSLVFRDSCKCCDFSTTKECHPKTTTAAPTTTTAPPTTTTAPPTTTTALPTTTTAPPTTTTAPPTTTTAPPTTTTAPPTTTTAPPTTTTALPTTTTAPPTTTTAPPTTTTAAPTTTTAPPTTTTASGSGVCSGPGLVPDPTNPNCYFNCDAYGNSNPTCCGATLVYKDSCKCCDFP; encoded by the exons ATGGCGGGATCACAAGAGAACAGAGAAGTGTTCATCAAGTCAGTCATCAAACTACTCAGAGCATTCAATTTTGATGGGCTAAACCTTGACTGGAGGTACCCAGCTGAAGAGGACAAGCAGAGATTCACAGAGCTTTGCAAG GAGCTGGAAACAGCCTTTGTGGATGAAGGAACTTCAAATAACCAGGAAAGATTAATACTCACAGCATCTGTCTCTGCTGAGAAGTCAACCATCGATGCTAGCTATGACGTGAAACATATTGCcat GCACCTGGATTTCATCAATGTGTTGACATTTGACTTCCACGGCCCCTGGGAAAGTGTCACAGCACATCACAGCCCCTTATTCCAGGGATCCCAAGACACTGGAGATGCGATCTACTCTAACACT GCCTTTGCCTTAGAGTACTGGCGGGACAAGGGAGCACCTGAAGAAAAACTGAACATGGGGTTTGGAGCTTTTGGACGAGCTTTTTACCTGTCCTCTAGTTCTAGCGCTGTCGGTGCACCAGCCAGTGGTCCTGGTGACGACGGCTGTTTCACCGGTGAAGAAGGATTCTGGGCCTATTATGAG ACTTGCCATTATCTAGGTGGGGTCCAAACCCATCTTATTTGTGATCAGAAAGTTCCATATGCCACAACATACAGTCAGTGGGTTGGATTTGACGACACCACCAGTATAAGTACCAAG ATCAATTACCTCAAAGCAAACAACTTTGGAGGAGCCTTTGTCTGGTCTCTGGACCTGGATGATTTCACTGGACAGTTCTGTAACCAGGGCAAGTGCCCATTTGTTAGCCAACTGCATAATCTGCTAGTACCAG acacaacaacagcatcagGCTCTGGAGGCGTGTGTTCAGAAGGGCCTGGGCTTTACCCCAACCCCAGTGACCCACACTCTTACTACAACTGTGACGATTTTGGTGTAGCTCATCACCAAGTTTGCCCACCGTCTTTGGTCTTTAGAGACTCCTGTAAGTGCTGTGATTTTTCAACAACCAAAACATCTCACCctaaaacaaccacaacaacagcatcAGGCTCTGGAGGCGTGTGTTCAGAAGGGCCTGGGCTTTACCCCAACCCCAGTGACCCACACTCTTACTACAACTGTGACGATTTTGGTGTAGCTCATCACCAAGTTTGCCCACCTTCTTTGGTCTTTAGAGACTCCTGTAAGTGCTGTGATTTTTCAACAACCAAAGAATGTCACcctaaaacaaccacagctgcccctacaacaaccacagctcctcctacaacaaccacagctcctcctacaacaaccacagctctccctacaacaaccacagctccccctacaacaaccacagctcctcctacaacaaccacagctcctcctacaacaaccacagctcctcctacaacaaccacagctcctcctacaacaaccacagctctccctacaacaaccacagctccccctacaacaaccacagctcctcctacaacaaccacagctgcccctactacaaccacagctcctcctacaacaaccacagcatcaGGCTCTGGAGTGTGTTCAGGGCCAGGGCTTGTCCCCGACCCCACTAACCCAAATTGTTACTTCAACTGTGATGCTTATGGGAACAGTAATCCCACATGTTGCGGAGCTACTTTGGTCTATAAAGACTCCTGTAAGTGCTGTGATTTTCCCTGA